The following are encoded in a window of Esox lucius isolate fEsoLuc1 chromosome 14, fEsoLuc1.pri, whole genome shotgun sequence genomic DNA:
- the LOC105027275 gene encoding urea transporter 2 isoform X2 has protein sequence MTTPAVEKEVMPVKKEATPTTRLSRALNLLTGDMRVYREWVKRQVLFVQVLDWVLRGVAQVMFVNSPLSGLLISVGLVLQNPWWALNGLLGTFASTLSALLIGQDRGAISAGFYGYNGTLVGMLMCVFSAKGDWYWWLLLPNLFMAMLCPVVSSALGSVFSKWDLPVFTLPFNILLCLHMAAMGSNHPYFPEVLIQPKSFLHLNITMAKSSIPKLLVSVPVGVGQVYGCDGPWTGGIFIVALLLSSPTICLHAVLGSAVGVASGLALSAPCEDIYSGLWGYNSCLSCIAVGGMFYALTWQTHLLALTCAFFAAYMSSAISNLMSIFGLPACTWPFCMSALTFLLIITETRAIYRLPLSAVTYPEENRRYYRERTESSNVECPLEKLQTVSKAEVLLEEGEETRPQISLSVELG, from the exons ATGACGACCCCAGCAGTGGAGAAGGAGGTCATGCCTGTGAAGAAAGAGGCCACTCCTACAACTCGTCTCTCCAGAGCTCTCAATCTCCTCACTGGAGACATGCGTGTGTATAGAGAATGGGTGAAAA GGCAGGTTCTGTTTGTCCAAGTGTTGGACTGGGTCCTCCGAGGCGTGGCCCAGGTGATGTTCGTCAACAGCCCCCTCAGTGGGCTGCTCATCTCCGTTGGGCTGGTGCTGCAGAACCCATGGTGGGCACTGAACGGACTGCTAGGAACCTTCGCCTCCACACTGTCTGCCCTCCTGATTGGACAAGACCG GGGGGCGATATCCGCAGGTTTTTACGGCTACAATGGAACCCTTGTAGGAATGCTGATGTGTGTCTTCTCAGCCAAAGGCGACTGGTACTGGTGGCTTCTGCTCCCTAACCTGTTCATGGCTATGTTATG CCCAGTAGTCTCCAGTGCTCTGGGCTCAGTCTTCAGCAAATGGGACCTTCCTGTGTTCACTTTACCATTTAACATTCTACTGTgtctgcacatggctgctatgGGATCAAACCACCCCTACTTTCCAGAG GTGCTAATCCAGCCAAAGTCCTTCCTCCATCTGAACATCACCATGGCAAAATCAAGCATACCTAAG CTTCTGGTGTCGGTGCCGGTTGGCGTGGGCCAGGTGTACGGCTGTGACGGGCCCTGGACCGGAGGCATCTTTATCGTGgccctcctgctctcctcccCCACAATCTGCCTGCACGCCGTTCTTGGCTCTGCCGTTGGCGTAGCCTCAG GTCTTGCTCTGTCTGCCCCTTGTGAGGACATCTATTCAGGTCTGTGGGGATATAACAGCTGTCTGTCCTGCATCGCTGTTGGAGGGATGTTCTATGCTCTGACTTGGCAGACACACCTGCTGGCTCTTACATGTG CATTTTTCGCTGCATACATGAGTTCTGCCATCTCAAATCTGATGTCTATA TTTGGACTCCCAGCATGCACCTGGCCTTTCTGCATGTCGGCTCTCACTTTTCTCCTCATCATCACGGAAACCAGAGCCATCTACAGACTGCCTCTGTCAGCTGTAACCTACCCTGAGGAGAATCGCCGATACTACAGAGAAAGGACAGAATCTTCCAATGTCGAATGTCCTCTGGAGAAGCTGCAAACAGTCAGTAAAGCAGAGGTACTTCTGGAGGAGGGTGAAGAGACACGGCCGCAAATCAGCCTGTCAGTGGAGTTGGGATGA
- the LOC105027275 gene encoding urea transporter 2 isoform X4 → MLMCVFSAKGDWYWWLLLPNLFMAMLCPVVSSALGSVFSKWDLPVFTLPFNILLCLHMAAMGSNHPYFPEVLIQPKSFLHLNITMAKSSIPKLLVSVPVGVGQVYGCDGPWTGGIFIVALLLSSPTICLHAVLGSAVGVASGLALSAPCEDIYSGLWGYNSCLSCIAVGGMFYALTWQTHLLALTCAFFAAYMSSAISNLMSIFGLPACTWPFCMSALTFLLIITETRAIYRLPLSAVTYPEENRRYYRERTESSNVECPLEKLQTVSKAEVLLEEGEETRPQISLSVELG, encoded by the exons ATGCTGATGTGTGTCTTCTCAGCCAAAGGCGACTGGTACTGGTGGCTTCTGCTCCCTAACCTGTTCATGGCTATGTTATG CCCAGTAGTCTCCAGTGCTCTGGGCTCAGTCTTCAGCAAATGGGACCTTCCTGTGTTCACTTTACCATTTAACATTCTACTGTgtctgcacatggctgctatgGGATCAAACCACCCCTACTTTCCAGAG GTGCTAATCCAGCCAAAGTCCTTCCTCCATCTGAACATCACCATGGCAAAATCAAGCATACCTAAG CTTCTGGTGTCGGTGCCGGTTGGCGTGGGCCAGGTGTACGGCTGTGACGGGCCCTGGACCGGAGGCATCTTTATCGTGgccctcctgctctcctcccCCACAATCTGCCTGCACGCCGTTCTTGGCTCTGCCGTTGGCGTAGCCTCAG GTCTTGCTCTGTCTGCCCCTTGTGAGGACATCTATTCAGGTCTGTGGGGATATAACAGCTGTCTGTCCTGCATCGCTGTTGGAGGGATGTTCTATGCTCTGACTTGGCAGACACACCTGCTGGCTCTTACATGTG CATTTTTCGCTGCATACATGAGTTCTGCCATCTCAAATCTGATGTCTATA TTTGGACTCCCAGCATGCACCTGGCCTTTCTGCATGTCGGCTCTCACTTTTCTCCTCATCATCACGGAAACCAGAGCCATCTACAGACTGCCTCTGTCAGCTGTAACCTACCCTGAGGAGAATCGCCGATACTACAGAGAAAGGACAGAATCTTCCAATGTCGAATGTCCTCTGGAGAAGCTGCAAACAGTCAGTAAAGCAGAGGTACTTCTGGAGGAGGGTGAAGAGACACGGCCGCAAATCAGCCTGTCAGTGGAGTTGGGATGA
- the LOC105027275 gene encoding urea transporter 2 isoform X3 codes for MYNRPLMTTPAVEKEVMPVKKEATPTTRLSRALNLLTGDMRVYREWVKRQVLFVQVLDWVLRGVAQVMFVNSPLSGLLISVGLVLQNPWWALNGLLGTFASTLSALLIGQDRGAISAGFYGYNGTLVGMLMCVFSAKGDWYWWLLLPNLFMAMLCPVVSSALGSVFSKWDLPVFTLPFNILLCLHMAAMGSNHPYFPEVLIQPKSFLHLNITMAKSSIPKLLVSVPVGVGQVYGCDGPWTGGIFIVALLLSSPTICLHAVLGSAVGVASGLWGYNSCLSCIAVGGMFYALTWQTHLLALTCAFFAAYMSSAISNLMSIFGLPACTWPFCMSALTFLLIITETRAIYRLPLSAVTYPEENRRYYRERTESSNVECPLEKLQTVSKAEVLLEEGEETRPQISLSVELG; via the exons ATGTATAACAG GCCACTAATGACGACCCCAGCAGTGGAGAAGGAGGTCATGCCTGTGAAGAAAGAGGCCACTCCTACAACTCGTCTCTCCAGAGCTCTCAATCTCCTCACTGGAGACATGCGTGTGTATAGAGAATGGGTGAAAA GGCAGGTTCTGTTTGTCCAAGTGTTGGACTGGGTCCTCCGAGGCGTGGCCCAGGTGATGTTCGTCAACAGCCCCCTCAGTGGGCTGCTCATCTCCGTTGGGCTGGTGCTGCAGAACCCATGGTGGGCACTGAACGGACTGCTAGGAACCTTCGCCTCCACACTGTCTGCCCTCCTGATTGGACAAGACCG GGGGGCGATATCCGCAGGTTTTTACGGCTACAATGGAACCCTTGTAGGAATGCTGATGTGTGTCTTCTCAGCCAAAGGCGACTGGTACTGGTGGCTTCTGCTCCCTAACCTGTTCATGGCTATGTTATG CCCAGTAGTCTCCAGTGCTCTGGGCTCAGTCTTCAGCAAATGGGACCTTCCTGTGTTCACTTTACCATTTAACATTCTACTGTgtctgcacatggctgctatgGGATCAAACCACCCCTACTTTCCAGAG GTGCTAATCCAGCCAAAGTCCTTCCTCCATCTGAACATCACCATGGCAAAATCAAGCATACCTAAG CTTCTGGTGTCGGTGCCGGTTGGCGTGGGCCAGGTGTACGGCTGTGACGGGCCCTGGACCGGAGGCATCTTTATCGTGgccctcctgctctcctcccCCACAATCTGCCTGCACGCCGTTCTTGGCTCTGCCGTTGGCGTAGCCTCAG GTCTGTGGGGATATAACAGCTGTCTGTCCTGCATCGCTGTTGGAGGGATGTTCTATGCTCTGACTTGGCAGACACACCTGCTGGCTCTTACATGTG CATTTTTCGCTGCATACATGAGTTCTGCCATCTCAAATCTGATGTCTATA TTTGGACTCCCAGCATGCACCTGGCCTTTCTGCATGTCGGCTCTCACTTTTCTCCTCATCATCACGGAAACCAGAGCCATCTACAGACTGCCTCTGTCAGCTGTAACCTACCCTGAGGAGAATCGCCGATACTACAGAGAAAGGACAGAATCTTCCAATGTCGAATGTCCTCTGGAGAAGCTGCAAACAGTCAGTAAAGCAGAGGTACTTCTGGAGGAGGGTGAAGAGACACGGCCGCAAATCAGCCTGTCAGTGGAGTTGGGATGA
- the LOC105027275 gene encoding urea transporter 2 isoform X1 has translation MYNRPLMTTPAVEKEVMPVKKEATPTTRLSRALNLLTGDMRVYREWVKRQVLFVQVLDWVLRGVAQVMFVNSPLSGLLISVGLVLQNPWWALNGLLGTFASTLSALLIGQDRGAISAGFYGYNGTLVGMLMCVFSAKGDWYWWLLLPNLFMAMLCPVVSSALGSVFSKWDLPVFTLPFNILLCLHMAAMGSNHPYFPEVLIQPKSFLHLNITMAKSSIPKLLVSVPVGVGQVYGCDGPWTGGIFIVALLLSSPTICLHAVLGSAVGVASGLALSAPCEDIYSGLWGYNSCLSCIAVGGMFYALTWQTHLLALTCAFFAAYMSSAISNLMSIFGLPACTWPFCMSALTFLLIITETRAIYRLPLSAVTYPEENRRYYRERTESSNVECPLEKLQTVSKAEVLLEEGEETRPQISLSVELG, from the exons ATGTATAACAG GCCACTAATGACGACCCCAGCAGTGGAGAAGGAGGTCATGCCTGTGAAGAAAGAGGCCACTCCTACAACTCGTCTCTCCAGAGCTCTCAATCTCCTCACTGGAGACATGCGTGTGTATAGAGAATGGGTGAAAA GGCAGGTTCTGTTTGTCCAAGTGTTGGACTGGGTCCTCCGAGGCGTGGCCCAGGTGATGTTCGTCAACAGCCCCCTCAGTGGGCTGCTCATCTCCGTTGGGCTGGTGCTGCAGAACCCATGGTGGGCACTGAACGGACTGCTAGGAACCTTCGCCTCCACACTGTCTGCCCTCCTGATTGGACAAGACCG GGGGGCGATATCCGCAGGTTTTTACGGCTACAATGGAACCCTTGTAGGAATGCTGATGTGTGTCTTCTCAGCCAAAGGCGACTGGTACTGGTGGCTTCTGCTCCCTAACCTGTTCATGGCTATGTTATG CCCAGTAGTCTCCAGTGCTCTGGGCTCAGTCTTCAGCAAATGGGACCTTCCTGTGTTCACTTTACCATTTAACATTCTACTGTgtctgcacatggctgctatgGGATCAAACCACCCCTACTTTCCAGAG GTGCTAATCCAGCCAAAGTCCTTCCTCCATCTGAACATCACCATGGCAAAATCAAGCATACCTAAG CTTCTGGTGTCGGTGCCGGTTGGCGTGGGCCAGGTGTACGGCTGTGACGGGCCCTGGACCGGAGGCATCTTTATCGTGgccctcctgctctcctcccCCACAATCTGCCTGCACGCCGTTCTTGGCTCTGCCGTTGGCGTAGCCTCAG GTCTTGCTCTGTCTGCCCCTTGTGAGGACATCTATTCAGGTCTGTGGGGATATAACAGCTGTCTGTCCTGCATCGCTGTTGGAGGGATGTTCTATGCTCTGACTTGGCAGACACACCTGCTGGCTCTTACATGTG CATTTTTCGCTGCATACATGAGTTCTGCCATCTCAAATCTGATGTCTATA TTTGGACTCCCAGCATGCACCTGGCCTTTCTGCATGTCGGCTCTCACTTTTCTCCTCATCATCACGGAAACCAGAGCCATCTACAGACTGCCTCTGTCAGCTGTAACCTACCCTGAGGAGAATCGCCGATACTACAGAGAAAGGACAGAATCTTCCAATGTCGAATGTCCTCTGGAGAAGCTGCAAACAGTCAGTAAAGCAGAGGTACTTCTGGAGGAGGGTGAAGAGACACGGCCGCAAATCAGCCTGTCAGTGGAGTTGGGATGA